The DNA region TGCCGATGGGCGGCGGCAAGACCTCGCCGATCTCGGCGGTCGATGTGGCGCGTGCGGTAGCGGCGATCCTCGACGACCCCGCACCGCATATCGGACAAATCTACGATCTGACGGGGCCGGAATCCGCCGATCTGGAGCACTATGCACGCGCTTTCTCCGAGGCGCTGGGCAGGCCCATCCGATATCGCGACGTCCCACTCCCGGCGTGGAGCGAAAGCCTTCGAAAGGCGGGGTTTCCTGAGCACGTCGTCAGCCATCTCTCGGCCATGACCGAGTTGAACAGGCAGGGGCGTTACGACCGCATGACGGACGCCATGTACAAGCTCACCGGCGAGGCACCGACGAACATGCGCGACTTCGTGAAGCTCCATGCCGCTGAGTTCAAGCAGCGTGGACCGGCGCATTCCTGAGTAATCCCGTTCCCAGGGAAGCGCCACCGGACGGATAAAACTACACTCTATCGATGGCGTGGATGGCGGCGGGCGCTTCCGCACAATATGCACCGACACTCGTGTAAGGCGTGGCGCACCCCGCACCCAAGACCGCAATATCCGCGTCGAGCGCGTTGAGATCGGGGCAGGATGGAAGACCGAGAAAAGTGCTGGTCTTCTGGCTGCCGTACATGCTTCCAATATCCTGCTCTTCGGTCGGCATGGCTCGCTCCTCGGCGGCAAGCTTGGCCGGCGGCCGGCACTCGCGCACGGATTACTTACTCTTTGGAGATCGCCGCCAACAGAGTCTCGATGGGCAGGAACGGCCTGCGCGATCCGCCGGGGAATTCGACGAACTGCGCCTTGGCGTAGAAAGCCACCGCCCTGTCGTCGATCGCATGGACCAGCACCGCTCTCGCTCCGACGATTTCGGAGGCTGCGGCCGCTCGTGTGAGTGCGTCCTTCAGCAGCGCCGCTCCTAGACCTTGTCCATGAAATCTGGAGTCGACCGCAAGCCGCCCGATGATGATCAACGGGACGGGGTCAGGATTACCCTGCCGAATCTTCTTGGGCATGCCGACGCGCTTTTCCGCGCCCGTGGCGAGGCAATAATAGCCGATGACTGTCTCGCCCGAGCACAACACGTAGGTGCGCGCAGAACGTCCTTCGCTCGAAAGCGCGCGCTGCTTGAGCCAATCGTCGAGGACCGGGTTCCCGCAACCGAAAGGCGTGCGGTCATGCGCCGCCGCTATCGGGCAGGGAGGCTCGATCTTGGGCGTCGTCACGGATGGCGCTCGCCGTCATTCCTCCCAGGGCGAAGGCGCCGACATGAGGCGCCTGAGCCGGGCGGACGGCGCCGGCGGGTTGTCGAGCACGTGGATGAAAGCCGCATGTTGCTCATCATCGAGAACGAAGAGCCGGCGCTCGAGCAGAACCTCGGTCGCCCGCCGGCGCGCGCTCTCGAGCATGAACTCCGTGCGTGTCTTGCCTTCCGATGCGGCGGCCGAGCTGATCAGGTCGAGCGCCGCAAGAGAGATGCGCATGCTCACATTCGTCTCACTCGCGGCCTTGCGCGGACGAGCATCCCGCGCCTCCTTTCGAGCGGCCGATGCTGCGGGCTTGCGCTTTGCAGCCGAAGCGCGCCCGATCGTGCGTGACCGAATGGCGGCCTTCGAGGCCGGCTCCTTGGGCGCAGTCGCCATGGTTGTGCCTCCGGCTGCGAGAAACGCCCCCAACCTAGGGCGCGCGTTGACAATGTCAATACGGATAGCTTCAGTGCATAATTGCGCTCTTCACGAAACGCTCGCCGGCAGCGCATCGACCCACGGATTGAGCACGGGCGCGCGCGCCTTTTGGTAGTCGCTGACATCGCGGGACACGACCGTCAGCCCGTGATGGAGGGCTGTGGCGGCGATGATGGGATCCGGCTGCGAGAAGGTATGGCCGGTCTTGCGGCCATCTTCGACCAATAGCCGCCACTTGAACATGATGTCTTCGGTGATCGCGAGCACGCGTTGCTCGAACATCGGTCGCACCTTGTGCGCCAGCCAGTCGTTCAGCTCGGCGCGGCGGCTGGCGTCGGTCACCAGCTCGATGCCGAATCTGATCTCGGCGAGCGTCGCGGAACTGACATAGAGGAGATCGAGCGGTTGCGCGGCGACGAAGGCGAGGACTTTGCGCTCCGGCTTGGGGCGGCGCAGCTCTGAGAGGATGTTGGTATCGAGCAGCCATCCGGTCACAAGGAGACCTCGCGCACGGGCATGGGCGTGCGCCTCGGTTCGATGTCGATGTCGCGATGCGGCGAGGCCTGCATCGCGGCGATCAGGACCTCGCCGGTGAGATCGCCCTTGAGCCGACGAAACTCTTCGGCCGAGATGACGACCACC from Rhizobiales bacterium GAS188 includes:
- a CDS encoding Uncharacterized conserved protein, DUF1778 family produces the protein MATAPKEPASKAAIRSRTIGRASAAKRKPAASAARKEARDARPRKAASETNVSMRISLAALDLISSAAASEGKTRTEFMLESARRRATEVLLERRLFVLDDEQHAAFIHVLDNPPAPSARLRRLMSAPSPWEE
- a CDS encoding Acetyltransferase (GNAT) family protein, with the protein product MTTPKIEPPCPIAAAHDRTPFGCGNPVLDDWLKQRALSSEGRSARTYVLCSGETVIGYYCLATGAEKRVGMPKKIRQGNPDPVPLIIIGRLAVDSRFHGQGLGAALLKDALTRAAAASEIVGARAVLVHAIDDRAVAFYAKAQFVEFPGGSRRPFLPIETLLAAISKE
- a CDS encoding agmatinase, whose translation is MPTEEQDIGSMYGSQKTSTFLGLPSCPDLNALDADIAVLGAGCATPYTSVGAYCAEAPAAIHAIDRV